gaaaaactcTCACATATTTTTCGATGAAAATGAAGATGAATTGAATGTATGTCCTCTTAGAAGCATCGCATCTAGGTCGATCAACCTGATAAGCGACTACTTTGAAGAAAACGAATTTGTGCACCAGTGCCTTTTGGGTGCTAGCAATTTTGACCACGTGATGGATTACGAATATATAAGGGCTATTGAAAGTACGTGCCTCCTGCTGCAAAAGGGGATTGACAATttagttgtaaaaaatgagaaggcaAATAACTCCCTTACGGATGGAGATATAGAGAAGTATATCTCGAAATGGCTAGTCATGAGCATCTTGTGGGGAATAGGTGGTTCTTTAAATCTTGAGTCGCGGGAAAAATTCTCCATATATGTTGAGTCCATATGCTCCATTCCTTTGCCAGCCGAGCTGtcgagaagaagaagccaaaTGGACGACACGGATTCGTCGGATGCGCCAAGAACGCTGCTAGATTACGAACCCAATATTGAAGACGGCGAATGGCATTGCTGGAAAGAGAGAGTCGAAATGATAGATGTAGACAGAGGAGAAGTATCCGATGCGACTCTTGTGATTGAAACGATGGATACGATAAGGCACGCCACCGTTTTGGAAGGGTGGCTAAATTTAAAGAAGCCATTCATTTTGTGTGGACCTCCAGGTTCGGGAAAGACAATGACTTTAACATCTGTCCTGAAGAAATCATCCGAATTTGACATCGCCgcgttaaatttttcttcggGCTCTTTACCAAATTTGTTGCTTCAAACATTTGACCACTACTGTGAGTATGTGAAGACGACCAGCGAATTGGTGTTAAGACCGGTGCAGCCAGGAAAATGGCTCATCATTTTCGCTGATGAGATAAACTTGCCAACCCCAGATAAGTACGACACACAGAGGATCATCATGTTCATGAGACAGATCTACGAATCGCAAGGTTTCTGGAAATATGACTCTAACAATAATCAGTGGAATTGGGTAAAAATAGAGAGAATAACCTTTGCCGGGGCGTGTAACCCTCCAACAGATGCGGGAAGAAACCCGCTGAGTAATCGATTTCTTAGGCACACGGCGATTCTGTATGTAGATTTTCCAGGGTATGAATCGCTGAAGCAGATATATGGTACTTTCAATAGAGccattttgcgcaaattTGGAGAAGCGTCTCATATGGCTGACAATTTGACCCTGGCGATGGTGAATTTTTACACCAAATTTTCTGAAACGTTTACCATAGATATGCAGCCTCATTATATTTACAGCCCAAGAGAACTGACGAGGTGGAAGCTGGCCTTATTCGAAACGCTGGAACATTGCGATCAGTTGGAAAAAAGAGACCTCGTTCGGTTGTGCATCTGCGAGGGGCTGAGAATATTTCAGGATAGACTTATTcacaagaaggagaaaaaacaaacagatAAAATTATCGATGATATATTCAAATTCTGCTTCCCTGGCATTGGGGAGGCCGATTTGGAGAGGCCAATTCTGTTCACTTCGTATGTGCAGAATGAGTACAAAGAAATTGACAAGAAAGATTTGAAGGAATTGATAAAGGCAAAgttaaaagtttttaatGAGGAGGAGATAAATGTGCAGCTGGTCCTTTTTGACGACGTGTTAGATCATATTACACGAATCGATCGAGTTTTGAGATTGCCTTTGGGACATCTGCTACTTGTGGGGGCTTCCGGGGCAGGGAAAACCATTTTGTCTCGCTTCGTTTCATGGATCAACGGGCTGTCCGTTTTTCAAATTCGAGCTGGACGCAATTACTGCACTGAATCGTTTGAATCCGATTTGAGAAGTGTGATGAAGCGATCTGGCataaaggaagagaaaataacTTTCATATTTGACGAGTCGAACGTTTTAGGGCCCGCCTTTCTAGAAAGAATGAATGCCTTGCTAGCTAGTGGAGAAGTGCCTGGCTTGTTCGAAGGCGATAATTACACCGCCTTAATAAATGAGTGTAAAGCTGCGTACGGGTCCAATGTAGGTTTAGACGAGTCAGACATATTTAAGAAATTCACAAAGCAGGTTCagaaaaatttgcacattgTTTTTACCATGAACCCAGCGAACCCTGATTTTGCAAACAGGCAAGCGACTTCGCCGGCTTTGTTCAACAGATGTGTGATAGACTGGTTTGGCGACTGGCCGTATAGTGCCCTACTGCAAGTTGCGAgtgaatttatttataatttagaCCTACCGGATAAGAATTTCCACATGGACAGTGTAGAGGAGGGCCCGATAAGTGGCAAGATCCAATATAAGGATAACAAGTCGTATTACCTATCCAGAGCCATAGTCGAAATTCACAACTCCGTTGTGAGGATCAACGGAGTTCTCCTGAAGAAAGGcagtaaatataattacatgaCGCCTAGGGACTTTCTCGATTTTATAAAgcactttttgaaaattatcgaggaaaagaaggaagaagtttCTGATCAGAAGAAGCACCTAAATTTAGGGTTAAACAAATTGAAGGATACAGAAGTGCAGGTGGCGGAGTTGAGGAATTCGCTAgctataaataaaaagaccCTAGCCGAAAAGGACACagaagcggaggaaaaaatgaagctgATGATAGAACAGCAAGCCGAAACGGAagacaagaagaagaaagcgGAAATTCTAGCCAAAAAGTTAGATGAACAGTTTATCATAATAGagcaaagaaaagaaattgtTAGAAAAGAGTTAAGTGAAGTAGAACCCAAATTTcgagaagcagaagaagccgTTAAAAATATCCCTAAGAAGAATTTTGACGAATTAAGGGCTATGGCCAACCCTCCCATTTTGGTAAGAAATGCTGTGGAAGCTGTTGCCATACTTATCATGAATGAAGGAGATAAAAGCGTCACATGGGAAGATGcgagaaaaattatgaagggTCAggattttataaataaagtCCTTTACTTGGATAAGAAAATGGTAAAGCCTCAAACTAGTGCCCAAATTAAGAAGCGAATAAGTCACACTGATTGGGATGTGGAGAGGATAAATAAAGCATCTCGCGCAGCTGGGCCTTTGGCAAAATGGGTCGAATCGGTTatcacctttttaaatatattagaaACGGTGCAGCCCTTGGAAAACGAGATTGAGAAGCTGCAGGAAGAAACCAGAATTGCGGAGGACCAGTACAATGAGCAGAAGGACATCATTTCggagctggaaaaaaaattggtgcAATATAAGAATGACTATGCTCAGCTAATTAGCCAAGTGCAGAGCATTAAGcaagaaatggaaaatgtggaaaataaaataaagagatCTATTAGCCTAATTGAGAATTTAAAATCTGAAAAGGAAAGATGGTCAGAGACATTCATCAATTTGGAGGCAGCTTCCGAAACATTTGTGGGGGACTGCCTCCTAGCGGCAGCGTTCTGTGCGTACATTGGCTTCTTTGAACATTACGAGAGacaaaaattgaagaaaacctggggggaaattataaaaatgcatCACATAAAACATAGACACGATTTATCTTTTATAGAATTTTTGTCTAAACCGTCGGAGAGGTTGCAGTGGATAGCGAATGAATTACCGAGTGACGAGTTGTCCATAGAAAATGCCATTATTATAAACAGCTATATTAGGTACCCCATGATTATAGACCCATCAGATCAGGCCAGCACCTTTTTGCTTAACCAGTatagggagaaaaaaatcgtaaaaaCTTCCTTTTcggataaaaattttataaaacatttgGAGAGTGCACTACGATTTGGGTCCACCTTGCTAGTATATGATGTGGAAAAGGTGGACGCAATTCTTAACTCGGTGCTAAATCAGGAAACGCACAAGCAAGGCGGCCGTTTATTAATAACGATTGGAGATTCAGAAATTGATTACTCCCCCGCGTTCAACTTATTTCTTACCTCGAGAGATGCCCATTTTCAGTTTACCCCAGATTTGTGCAGCCGAGTGACGTTCGTGAATTTTACCCTAACGCCATCTTCTCTGCAAAACCAGTGTTTAAATATGATCCTAAAAAATGAGAGACCCGACATTGATAAGAAGAGGTGCGATTTGCTAAAGCTGCAAGGCGAATACAAAGTGAAGATAAGAGAGTTAGAAGAATCGCTTCTTCTGGAACTGTCCAACGTGAAGGGGAACATACTGGATGATGATAATGTGATAAGCACAATGGAGAAGCTCAAAGTGCAAGCAGCGGAAGCGTCTAGGGAAGTGAGCATAGCCGAAGAAGTGATGGTAGAAATTGAAAACGTGAGTAACCAGTACCTCTCCCTAGCGCAAGGGGCCGCCAGGATATATTTCATCCTGCAACATTTAGGAagcatcaattttttatatcagtACGatttgaactttttttttaatttgatgaAAGATATGTTGCGCAAGGAGGAACTCCCCTCAAGTGAGAAGAAGAGTAACAATTACGAAGAACCCCCCTCAAGTGTGAAGAAGAGTAGTGGTTATGAAGAACGGTTGAAGTGCTTAGAAAATTTGCTATTCTCTTTGACGTACAATAGAGTCGCTCGGGGGTTGCTACAAGAGGATAGATACGTGTTCGCCTTGCAGTTGTGCTTCGTCAAGGGGGTTATCAACCCGGGCATATACATAGACCCAAACCATTTGCACTTTTTGCTGAAGGATCATTTTGCCAATAATAAAGTTGAGGCAACGGTAGCCTCGGAGGAgcacaaaattgaaaaggggTTATTGCCAGATTATACCGATGAACAGATAAGCACACTGAACAATTTGATGAAGCATAAatcttttgcaaatttgaagaagagtATACAAAATGACAAGGAGAAGTGGGTCCATTTGATTCATTCCACTGAGCCGGAGCAGTTAATTTCGTCCATAATTAGTGCCCCAAATTTTGgtctgcaaaatgggaagagagACGAATCGGGGGTAGTCCCGAATCGAGGTGCAGATCGGCAGTACGTCCATAGTGTGAGCAACCCGGATAATGCTAACATGCTCACGCAAAATGGTGCAAAGAAGGAAGATCAAATTTTAGCCTGCTTAAGGGAGTCCCTAATTATTAAGGCAGTCAGGCCAGACAAGCTAGACAAATGCTTTAACAAGCTCATAAATGTGATCCTCGGAAAGGACTTCCTGTGGATTCCTGAACTATCGACTAACGAGTTTGAGAAATATGTGAAGGAAAATGCCAGTGGGAATATCCCCATAGTGCTGATAAGCGCCCCTGGATTTGACCCCAGCAACAAGGTGCAACAGCTGAGTGAGAAATGTAGAGTGTCCCTATCTTCCATTGCAATGGGTTCGGAAGAAGGCTACATCTCAGCAGAAAAAATCATATCATctgcgcaaaaaaatggaggctGGGTCCtactaaaaaatatccaCCTATCCCCCAAGTGGCTCCATCAGTTGGAGAAAAACATACACAAAGCTACGACCAATCATAATTTTCGCCTATTTCTGACGATGGAAATAAACCCTAAAATTCCTCCCAATTTGCTGCGTATATCTCTGACCTTCATGTTCGAGCCACCGGTAGGTATTAAATCATCCATCCTGCGAACattctctttatttttagagAACCGAAATTTAGAAGATCCGAAGATCGCTAGAATGAGATTGTACTTCCTCGTTTCCTTCCTGCATGCAATAATTTTGGAAAGAAGGAGATACACCCCCATCGGATGGACCAAGGGATACGAATTTGGTGACTCCGATTTAGCTTGTGCTTTATCCGTTGTAGATAATTGGCTAGATAGAGCATCCACGAAAATAGGGAAGAGCGTCATTGAGCATATAGACCCTTCCAACATCCCTTGGGatgccataaaaaaaattctaaatGAGGTGGTGTATGGTGGTAGATTGGACAATCTGGTGGACTCGAAAATTTTAGACACCTTCATTGAGCATTTGATGAATTCTAATTCGTTTGAAGCAGATTTTAAGTTAAATATTTGTAATAGTTCCTCCGCAAAGGATTTGCTAACCTCTCCAGATCTGTTCAGACATTTAAATGACTACCTAAAATGGACCAGCAATATGAGTAACACTGATTTACCTGCATGGCTCGGCTTTGGAAAACAAGCCGAAGGGTTGCTAACCACTAGGACGAATTTTAGCATTATAAGCAAGTGGAACATTTTGTATAGTAAAAGCTGCTCCGATGTTTATGAGCCGTTGCCTCATGCGCCTCTGACGAAGGCGCTCGGGGAGGAGAACAACGTGAGCATGGAGCTGTACAGAAAAGGGGATAAGCGCGTCATCCCCGTGGTTTCCCCGGGTGAGGGTGATgtggaaaaaggggcaaacgtAGGTCTGGGCGAAGAaggcgcttcttcctcctcctctgaggaggaggatgatgGCGGACTCTCCGAATCGTCCACCGCAAGCAGGGTCACTCATCTGTACTCACAGAACGAAAACGTCTTACTCATTAACCAAATTTTGGATAGCCTACCGCAGTACATTCCCGATTTAGAAAGAAACGAAGAGAACATGAGTAACGCCGTTTTTAGGTGCTTCGAGAGGGAGAACCACCTCTTTAGGGACCTTTTAAAGGTCATTAGGGGGAACTTAAATCagctaaaaaatgtgttagaggaaaaattaaaatacacaaataaaTTGAGAGCACTGGCTAAGGACTTGAACTCATTCAACGTGCCACCTGGATGGCTTGTCAATGGTGATGCAACTAACTTGAATTTGACAAACTGGGTACGCGAGTTAATTAGTCgtttttatcaaataataGTCATAACTACGGAGCTGaacgaaaaagggaaggtAAACGGGAGCAAGCAGAAGGCTATGAGCAGGGGTATGAGCAGGGGTATGAGCAGTGGTAGAAGCAGGAGCAGAAGTCGAAGCATAAGTCGAAGCAGAAGTCGAAGCAGAAGTCGAAGCAGAAACCGAAACACAAGTGATGATCTCACTTTGGAAGCTTATCATCAGAAAAATAACGACACGATAACGGCTCACTTTAAGCTGGACAAGAAATTGTCCATCCATTTTATATGGCTGGGTGGTTTATTTTACCCAAGGGCGTTTATCACAGCGACTAGGCAACTGTCTGCTTCGAAATTTAGGAACTCCCTGGACGACTTGGAGTTGTCAGTGGCCATTGGGCCAAGCCCCGCGGAGCTGCTCGACGATACGGTTCACTTCACGATAACTTGTTTGTCCATCGAGGGCGCCCAGTGGAGCGACGCGGAGGGGGTAAGCGCAGATGGGCGGTCCAGCTGGGGGCGTGCTGCGTGCGGTTTGGCAACGCCGTCACCCCGGGGTTGTCACTAGATTTGTTGCCCCGAATTACTGCCCCCATTTGTCGCAATCACTTCGCACGTGGCACACCTCACGAGTCGCACCTCAAACGCCGCACCCCACGCACACCCTTTTCTCACGCCCTTCCCCTTTCACCCTGCGCAGTGCCTCACCCTGAGCGACGAGCTGGCCATCGACCTCCCCCCAGTAACCATCACCtgggaaaagaaggaaatcttgaataaaaaaataagcgaaaAAGCCAACTCCACCTTTATGGAGTTGCCAATTTATTTGGACAAGTCGAGGAGATCGTTTATTGGCTTCTGGAAATTCCCCGTTTCGCGGGGGGTACTGCAGCAAAATTGGTACCAGCGAGGGGTGGCCATATTTTTATCCAAGACGTACTGACGCGGGGGGCACGCCGAGGGCCGCTTAATTATTGGGCCCCGCTTCGCAGCACCTTTCGTACCGCCATCCATCCTACGCTTCGTCCTTCGCTCTCCACTCTTTTGCGATTCTTCACCCACGTGATGTTATTTCCGCAATTGTGAGCTCCCGCGCTGCACCCACATTTGTAcccattttgcctcccccttgtGGAACATCCGCTTTGCAAAAACTGGGCGATGGTGCCTACGAAGAATGCTTCAAATGGGAGGGACGTTCACCAACTTAAGTAGTAACACCGCTTTGCAGCGCCGCAGGGAGGCAGGTCCCCTCCCACCCCTCTCCTTTCTTTTTGTGTGCCTCATTTGGTGTTATTTATTCCCTTCAGTAtgtgcttcctcttctcGTCCGCCGTCATGTTAGAGTCCATAACCACTGTGGTGTAGTCACCTTTGGAGTAGTAGGGcttgttccatttttctatttcctctttggtaaaaaaatctgcctccttttttttaaagaacatGTTGTTGCTCTTCGGGTTGTTGTACTCGCTGATGAGGATCCAGACGAGTCCAACGGTTATTCCTGAAGGGAAAAGGAGTGAAGTGgagtgtgtatgtgtgtggggggagaTCCTATGAACTGCTAGGCGGAACATAGCGCAACGTTACGGTCTGCACGTGGGGCGTAGATGCACCTACACATGATGCGCATGTGGGATAGCACACACACAACTGAGACGTGGGGATGCTTTCGAGTGGAGGTCCTCATCCGCACTCTGTTATTATCGGGTTTACCAGAAAACCATACGCTAATCCTGAACGCAGGACTTCCCCTAAGCAACGCGGTTCTTTTAAAGTTTTTTACTTCCTTCGTAAGTTTGTCCTTTATGCTATTCATCGGTGGTGGGGAAGCTGCGGTTAGGTTTGGGTTCACTCTTGGGGAGTAATTcagtaaaaaaggggttcaTTAAATGGCTTGAAAAAGGTGGGGTCACATCACAGGGGGGATAATAAAACGCggagaagagggaaaaaaaaaaaaaaaaaaaatgcagagtTGCAAACGGGCACAGATACGGATAAGCGGCACAGCGAGAATGACTCTCTTTCGAAATGTTTGCGGTAAGTTGGAGCGACGgtttacttaaaaaaggtGCTAATTTGGGACAACTGACGAAGGCGCCTTTGCTTAGAAACTCGCCTGCTGCAGAGGTGTCACACGTGGGTAAGGCAGTGCTCAAACGGGTGCATAAATGTACCTATGCGTGCAtctatacatatgtacacgtgGCACATGCGTGTGAGCGGCGTAGAACTATTTTTGCGACGTTTTAACCCGAGGGGTACGCGGCCGTAACTTGTGAGTCATCGCAAAGTTGACGAGGTTCACTCTTTTAATTTGCATATAAGTGGATCACTAAGTGTGGCCTATCCTCAGTGGATGAATTTGCATAAATGCCAAGTGGCGCGTAAAAGCACATGTGGGATTACATATGTACAGTGGGCTGCTTCTCaatatgttcttttttgtgGGCTGCTCGTCCCCACGCCCGATTCGCCAAgcggtgtaaaaaaaataaatctacACCCTTAAAAAATGCAGTACTGACACACAGGTGCGAAGGCGAAGGCGAAGTAGATGATGTTTCTGGGATGGCACACAACCAAGTTGCTTTCGAGGAGCAGGAAAAATGTAACTTCACCGTTAGCAAGAAAATGGAAGTTCACAAAGGAGGTGCGTCATTTTTCAGCTAGCTACTTATTAGAAGAGGACGTCGGGATCGACCATTTTATGGGCGACTTTTTAGGTGAAAATGGATTccatggggaggaaaaaaaaaaagacctcATGTGCATCTTTAAATATAGATGTGAAGATTTTCACGTCTACGAAATtgggaaagataaaaatgttttgaatTTGAGCTATGTGAGGGGGAGGGTGCAAGGTGAGCGTGGGAGTGGCGAAGCGAGAGACAGCCTCGAAAGGGTACATGGTGGTGATACGGctggaaaaaagcaaaaaataacagaCGAGAAACGTGGATCGATGCAAGAACGGAGAGACCACGATGGATGCTACGGTTCGCCACAACCAGACGGGGAAAGTAACCcccaagaggggaaaaacgaaTGGATAAGTTTTATTCTGTATAAGGTGAACAAGGACACGCAAGAAGCTATTAGAGAAATTAGCAAAAGGACGAACATTCCCATAAAAGATTTTTACTACGCAGGTTTTAAGGACAAAAGGAGTGTGTCCACGCAGATCATTTCCACTAGCATGATGCACATTCGTAAAATAAGAAACATGATGAGCAGTGACCTCTCGGATCATGAGCagctgaagaagaggaggatgaggaatatacaaatttgtaGCCTCGAAAAGGTGCACCAAAAAATCGAGTTAGGCGCACATAGCGGCAATCGCTTTGTGATAGTTCTCAGAAATGTGCAAACGCATGAGGATTATTTAAGGCATAAATTGGAGCAGATTAAAAAACATGGGTTCATAAACTATTTTGGAATGCAAAGATTTGGGGTCTATAAAAATACCTTCAATAAGGGGAAGGCGTT
Above is a genomic segment from Plasmodium vivax chromosome 2, whole genome shotgun sequence containing:
- a CDS encoding hypothetical protein, conserved (encoded by transcript PVX_081795A) — encoded protein: MNSIKDKLTKEVKNFKRTALLRGSPAFRISVWFSGITVGLVWILISEYNNPKSNNMFFKKKEADFFTKEEIEKWNKPYYSKGDYTTVVMDSNMTADEKRKHILKGINNTK